A region from the Nocardioides exalbidus genome encodes:
- a CDS encoding LCP family protein yields the protein MADRPQGSGMPEKGTPEYDWLYGTQSSGPSGDATQQMPAGGRSQARPDETRVMPVARREARASGAQPPSGSGRTPTPAPTPAGARPKKRRWRPRMRLVPLVLLLVLVYLLGVPLYHWTKIDKVDTEPTGQRPGDQPGTNYLIVGSDKADDLTDEQRKELDTPERGGTNTDTIIVLHTGSSGRTMMSIPRDTLVDVPGGGTQMINAAFASGGAPLLVQRVEALTGIHIDHYVELGFGSVINTVDAFGGVEICPKQDMVDPMARLDIKKGCQEVDGITALAYSRSRHVTALSDLDRVARQREVISAIGDEALSPWTFVNPLRYWQINDAATGAIVVDEGMNPLDLGRFALAMTGKSQTCTMPNLNAPSDPNRIIADPDRAPALFNAIIDDAKVPKSACTPTGRVIG from the coding sequence ATGGCTGATCGACCACAGGGCTCCGGGATGCCCGAGAAGGGCACGCCCGAGTACGACTGGCTCTACGGGACCCAGTCCTCCGGCCCCTCCGGCGACGCCACGCAGCAGATGCCGGCAGGAGGGCGCAGCCAGGCCCGCCCCGACGAGACCCGGGTGATGCCAGTGGCCCGACGTGAGGCGCGCGCGTCCGGTGCGCAGCCGCCCTCCGGCAGCGGTCGTACGCCGACTCCCGCCCCGACCCCGGCCGGCGCGCGGCCGAAGAAGCGGCGGTGGCGTCCGCGGATGCGCCTCGTCCCGCTCGTGCTGCTGCTGGTCCTCGTCTACCTCCTCGGCGTGCCGCTCTACCACTGGACGAAGATCGACAAGGTCGACACCGAGCCCACCGGCCAGCGGCCGGGCGACCAGCCGGGCACGAACTACCTGATCGTCGGCTCGGACAAGGCCGACGACCTCACCGACGAGCAGCGCAAGGAGCTCGACACCCCCGAGCGCGGCGGCACCAACACCGACACGATCATCGTGCTGCACACGGGCTCGAGCGGCCGGACGATGATGTCGATCCCGCGCGACACGCTGGTCGACGTACCCGGCGGCGGCACGCAGATGATCAACGCGGCCTTCGCGAGCGGCGGCGCGCCCCTGCTGGTGCAGCGCGTCGAGGCGCTGACCGGCATCCACATCGACCACTACGTCGAGCTCGGGTTCGGCAGCGTGATCAACACCGTCGACGCCTTCGGGGGCGTGGAGATCTGCCCGAAGCAGGACATGGTGGACCCGATGGCGCGCCTCGACATCAAGAAGGGCTGCCAGGAGGTCGACGGCATCACCGCGCTGGCGTACTCCCGCTCCCGGCACGTCACCGCGCTCAGCGACCTCGACCGCGTGGCCCGCCAGCGCGAGGTGATCAGCGCGATCGGCGACGAGGCGCTGTCGCCGTGGACCTTCGTGAACCCGCTGCGCTACTGGCAGATCAACGACGCCGCCACCGGCGCGATCGTCGTCGACGAGGGGATGAACCCGCTCGACCTCGGCCGCTTCGCCCTCGCGATGACCGGCAAGAGCCAGACCTGCACGATGCCGAACCTCAACGCCCCGAGCGACCCGAACCGGATCATCGCCGACCCCGACCGGGCGCCCGCGCTCTTCAACGCGATCATCGACGACGCGAAGGTGCCGAAGTCGGCGTGCACGCCGACGGGTCGCGTCATCGGCTGA
- a CDS encoding acyl-CoA thioesterase: MSEARTTSYSRVSLGILASGTEANLLGNVHGGDIMKLADSTAGAVAYRHSGGPAVTAAMDEMTFLEPVHVGDIIKTYAQVNWAGTSSMEIGVRVEAQPWGDAADAPLHVASAYFVFVAIDDEGHPRPVPPLETETPDDVRRQREAEIRRAHRLARKAEIDRGREE; the protein is encoded by the coding sequence ATGAGCGAGGCCCGCACCACGTCCTACAGCCGGGTGAGCCTCGGGATCCTGGCCTCGGGCACCGAGGCGAACCTCCTCGGCAACGTCCACGGCGGCGACATCATGAAGCTCGCCGACTCGACCGCGGGCGCGGTGGCCTACCGGCACAGCGGCGGTCCGGCCGTCACCGCGGCGATGGACGAGATGACCTTCCTGGAGCCCGTGCACGTCGGCGACATCATCAAGACCTACGCCCAGGTCAACTGGGCCGGCACCTCGTCGATGGAGATCGGGGTGCGGGTCGAGGCGCAGCCCTGGGGCGACGCGGCCGACGCGCCGCTGCACGTCGCGAGCGCCTACTTCGTCTTCGTGGCGATCGACGACGAGGGCCACCCGCGACCCGTGCCGCCGCTGGAGACCGAGACCCCCGACGACGTACGACGTCAGCGCGAGGCTGAGATCCGCCGCGCGCACCGGCTGGCGAGGAAGGCCGAGATCGACCGCGGGCGCGAGGAGTGA
- a CDS encoding GNAT family N-acetyltransferase has protein sequence MRDWRHVRTERLWLDEPVDGDAGALFEIHSDPASWVHLPSGRLTDPAVGESMVGASRHRFDRDGLAYWSVRDEDGGPVVGRGGCLGPDAPPDGRGWWNLYYRFDQGVVGRGYATEMGAAAVDAAHDVAPDRPVMAYLLEHNVGSRRTAEKLGLRLAWRGPDDGNPDPGAVRLVFLDREPDDLLVVAMAAAAMPGSGLVRA, from the coding sequence GTGAGGGACTGGCGCCACGTCCGCACCGAGCGGCTGTGGCTCGACGAGCCGGTCGACGGCGACGCCGGGGCCCTCTTCGAGATCCACAGCGACCCCGCCTCGTGGGTGCACCTGCCGTCCGGCAGGCTGACCGACCCGGCGGTGGGGGAGTCGATGGTCGGCGCGAGCCGGCACCGGTTCGACCGCGACGGGCTGGCGTACTGGTCGGTGCGTGACGAGGACGGCGGTCCGGTCGTGGGCCGCGGCGGCTGCCTCGGCCCGGACGCCCCGCCGGACGGGCGCGGCTGGTGGAACCTCTACTACCGCTTCGACCAGGGCGTCGTGGGCCGCGGCTACGCCACCGAGATGGGGGCCGCCGCGGTCGACGCGGCCCACGACGTGGCCCCCGACCGCCCGGTGATGGCCTACCTCCTCGAGCACAACGTCGGGTCCCGCCGGACCGCGGAGAAGCTCGGCCTGCGCCTGGCCTGGCGCGGACCGGACGACGGCAACCCCGACCCCGGTGCCGTACGCCTCGTCTTCCTCGACCGCGAGCCCGACGACCTCCTCGTCGTCGCGATGGCGGCCGCCGCGATGCCCGGGTCGGGGCTGGTCCGGGCCTGA
- a CDS encoding LCP family protein translates to MNYWAMVNLQGFKDLVDAVGGVELNVRQKIPVGLPSDSYFHYIEPGTRTLDGVDTLWFARARYDSDDYSRMARQKCVMGAMLDQVSPQTALTNFQKIAKASSAMVSTDIPRSEVDRFVQLALKAKGQKIATLSLVPPMINTANPDIALVQQKVQAAIDRAEGQKPTTDTAAAATDTSSEAPAATDGSSSPPSTTSDSTSDTTSDSTPGTAPTTNPPSVTGGSVGSLKEGYAANESEDLGAVC, encoded by the coding sequence GTGAACTACTGGGCGATGGTCAACCTCCAGGGCTTCAAGGACCTCGTCGACGCCGTCGGCGGCGTCGAGCTCAACGTCCGCCAGAAGATCCCGGTCGGCCTGCCGAGCGACTCCTACTTCCACTACATCGAGCCGGGCACGCGCACGCTCGACGGCGTCGACACCCTCTGGTTCGCCCGCGCCCGCTACGACTCCGACGACTACTCGCGCATGGCGCGGCAGAAGTGCGTGATGGGCGCGATGCTCGACCAGGTCAGCCCGCAGACCGCGCTCACGAACTTCCAGAAGATCGCCAAGGCGAGCTCGGCGATGGTCTCCACCGACATCCCGCGGAGCGAGGTCGACCGCTTCGTGCAGCTCGCCCTCAAGGCCAAGGGCCAGAAGATCGCGACGCTGTCGCTGGTGCCGCCGATGATCAACACGGCGAACCCCGACATCGCGCTCGTCCAGCAGAAGGTGCAGGCCGCGATCGACCGGGCCGAGGGCCAGAAGCCGACGACCGACACCGCCGCCGCGGCGACCGACACCTCGAGCGAGGCGCCCGCCGCGACGGACGGGTCGAGCAGCCCGCCCAGCACCACGTCCGACAGCACGTCCGACACCACGTCCGACAGCACCCCCGGCACCGCGCCCACCACCAACCCGCCGTCCGTCACCGGCGGCTCGGTCGGGTCGCTCAAGGAGGGCTACGCCGCCAACGAGTCGGAGGACCTCGGCGCGGTTTGCTGA
- a CDS encoding glycosyltransferase family 2 protein codes for MTTGPLPRIIAVVVTFNRLGLLEKLVDRLGEIEGLAAVLVIDNASSDGTEEWLAARGHAGEVPLLSRSLSTNRGGAGGFHDGLAWAIDQEADLVWLMDDDGLPDVDCLDQLLLETDHLDFWGPLVVDEADPGRLVFPIRLPGGTRVVHAVDDVRRAARRDRIDGIVIPFNGVLVTKELVDRIGLPREEFFIWGDDHEYRLRAEESGARVATVVTATVRHPSVGNLGTPMMFGRTTYNDSPSDLKHYCMARNNLVNLRDYRGPLHAMAFVVKTAWFYTFTRPSLSRLRLSASAMRAGLAGDFDGHRRFLS; via the coding sequence GTGACCACCGGACCGCTGCCCCGCATCATCGCGGTCGTGGTCACCTTCAACCGGCTCGGCCTCCTCGAGAAGCTGGTCGACCGGCTGGGCGAGATCGAGGGCCTGGCCGCCGTGCTGGTCATCGACAACGCCTCGTCCGACGGCACCGAGGAGTGGCTCGCCGCCCGCGGCCACGCGGGTGAGGTGCCGCTGCTCTCGCGGTCCCTGTCGACCAACCGCGGTGGCGCCGGCGGCTTCCACGACGGTCTGGCCTGGGCGATCGACCAGGAGGCCGACCTGGTCTGGCTGATGGACGACGACGGCCTGCCCGACGTCGACTGCCTGGACCAGCTGCTGCTGGAGACCGACCACCTCGACTTCTGGGGTCCGCTCGTCGTCGACGAGGCCGACCCGGGTCGGCTGGTGTTCCCGATCCGGCTGCCCGGCGGCACCCGCGTGGTGCACGCCGTCGACGACGTACGCCGTGCCGCGCGCCGCGACCGGATCGACGGGATCGTCATCCCCTTCAACGGCGTGCTGGTCACCAAGGAGCTCGTCGACCGGATCGGGCTGCCCCGCGAGGAGTTCTTCATCTGGGGCGACGACCACGAGTACCGCCTGCGCGCGGAGGAGTCCGGCGCCCGCGTCGCCACTGTCGTCACCGCCACCGTCCGGCACCCGAGCGTCGGCAACCTCGGCACGCCGATGATGTTCGGCCGCACGACCTACAACGACTCCCCGAGCGACCTCAAGCACTACTGCATGGCCCGCAACAACCTGGTCAACCTCCGCGACTACCGCGGTCCGCTGCACGCGATGGCCTTCGTGGTGAAGACCGCCTGGTTCTACACCTTCACCCGCCCGAGCCTGTCGCGCCTGCGGCTGTCGGCCAGCGCCATGCGCGCCGGTCTCGCCGGCGACTTCGACGGCCACCGGAGGTTCCTGTCGTGA
- a CDS encoding glycosyltransferase family 2 protein, translating to MTGHETVAVVVVTFNRADLLVGMLDGLAAQTRRPDAVIVIDNLSTDHTREVLDARTDLPLHVTTTETNLGGAGGFHRGVRAAWDGGYDRVWLMDDDVVPDPGCLEALMAVDEDCLIAVREDLSGALVEKAAVDFDLRNPLAIKPKRASVDSTYADRASMPERVEVHNVAFEGFMCRRRVIEEIGFPDPSFFIFYDDADYAIRAREAGHRIWAVRDAVLVRQLDFNQQHDLAGWKGYYMYRNLFVVHLRHGENALVRLKPWLITLAVVLLSPVRGGRAEARNVIRAMASARGMRRLTDPALPPR from the coding sequence GTGACGGGGCACGAGACCGTCGCGGTGGTCGTGGTCACGTTCAACCGCGCCGACCTGCTCGTCGGGATGCTCGACGGGCTCGCCGCCCAGACCCGGCGGCCCGACGCGGTCATCGTGATCGACAACCTCAGCACCGACCACACCCGCGAGGTCCTCGACGCGCGCACCGACCTGCCGCTCCACGTGACCACGACGGAGACCAACCTCGGCGGCGCCGGCGGCTTCCACCGCGGCGTGCGGGCGGCCTGGGACGGCGGCTACGACCGCGTGTGGCTGATGGACGACGACGTGGTGCCCGACCCCGGCTGCCTCGAGGCGCTGATGGCGGTCGACGAGGACTGCCTGATCGCGGTCCGCGAGGACCTCTCCGGCGCCCTGGTCGAGAAGGCCGCGGTCGACTTCGACCTCCGCAACCCGCTCGCGATCAAGCCGAAGCGCGCCTCGGTCGACTCGACGTACGCCGACCGCGCGTCGATGCCGGAGCGCGTCGAGGTCCACAACGTCGCCTTCGAGGGCTTCATGTGCCGTCGTCGCGTGATCGAGGAGATCGGCTTCCCCGACCCCTCCTTCTTCATCTTCTACGACGACGCCGACTACGCCATCCGGGCCCGCGAGGCCGGCCACCGCATCTGGGCGGTCCGCGACGCCGTCCTCGTGCGCCAGCTCGACTTCAACCAGCAGCACGACCTCGCCGGCTGGAAGGGCTACTACATGTACCGCAACCTCTTCGTGGTGCACCTGCGCCACGGGGAGAACGCGCTGGTCAGGCTCAAGCCCTGGCTCATCACCCTCGCCGTCGTGCTGCTCAGCCCCGTGCGCGGCGGACGTGCCGAGGCGCGCAACGTGATCCGGGCCATGGCCTCGGCACGGGGCATGCGCCGCCTGACCGATCCGGCACTGCCTCCTCGCTAG
- the glf gene encoding UDP-galactopyranose mutase, whose amino-acid sequence MSQGTTPLPDLVIVGAGLFGLTIAERCAEELGLRVLILERRHHLGGNAYSERDPETNVEVHKYGAHLFHTSNERVWEYANRFTSFTDYRHKVFGKYQGQVYSLPLNLALINQFFGKSHTPDEARALIAEQASEFDTASASNLEEKAISLIGRPLYEAFIKGYTGKQWQTDPTELSADIITRLPVRYTFQNGWFSDTYEGLPTEGYTAWLSKMADHPNIEVRLETDFFAVADDYKGKVPIVYTGPVDEYFGNSEGRLSWRTVDLEESVVDTDDFQGTGVVNYNDGDVPYTRIIEFKHFHPEREKTHLPGKSVIVHEYSRFAEEGDEPYYPVNTADDRAKLLKYRDLAAAEPMVLFGGRLGTYKYLDMHMAIGSALSMYDNKLKPHFAEGAELKSGGIDA is encoded by the coding sequence TTGTCCCAGGGCACCACCCCTCTTCCGGACCTCGTCATCGTCGGCGCCGGCCTCTTCGGCCTCACCATCGCCGAGCGCTGCGCCGAGGAGCTCGGCCTGCGCGTGCTGATCCTCGAGCGTCGCCACCACCTCGGCGGCAACGCCTACAGCGAGCGCGACCCCGAGACCAACGTCGAGGTCCACAAGTACGGCGCCCACCTCTTCCACACCTCCAACGAGCGCGTGTGGGAGTACGCCAACCGGTTCACGTCGTTCACCGACTACCGGCACAAGGTGTTCGGGAAGTACCAGGGGCAGGTCTACTCCCTGCCGCTCAACCTCGCGCTGATCAACCAGTTCTTCGGCAAGTCCCACACCCCCGACGAGGCGCGTGCGCTCATCGCCGAGCAGGCCTCGGAGTTCGACACGGCGTCGGCGTCGAACCTCGAGGAGAAGGCGATCAGCCTGATCGGCCGCCCGCTCTACGAGGCGTTCATCAAGGGCTACACCGGCAAGCAGTGGCAGACCGACCCCACCGAGCTCAGTGCCGACATCATCACCCGGCTCCCGGTGCGCTACACGTTCCAGAACGGCTGGTTCAGCGACACCTACGAGGGCCTGCCCACCGAGGGCTACACCGCGTGGCTGAGCAAGATGGCCGACCACCCGAACATCGAGGTCCGCCTCGAGACCGACTTCTTCGCGGTCGCCGACGACTACAAGGGCAAGGTCCCGATCGTCTACACCGGTCCGGTCGACGAGTACTTCGGCAACTCCGAGGGCCGCCTGTCGTGGCGCACCGTCGACCTCGAGGAGAGCGTCGTCGACACCGACGACTTCCAGGGCACGGGCGTCGTCAACTACAACGACGGCGACGTCCCCTACACCCGCATCATCGAGTTCAAGCACTTCCACCCGGAGCGGGAGAAGACCCACCTGCCCGGCAAGAGCGTGATCGTGCACGAGTACAGCCGCTTCGCGGAGGAGGGCGACGAGCCCTACTACCCGGTGAACACCGCCGACGACCGTGCGAAGCTGCTGAAGTACCGCGACCTCGCCGCGGCGGAGCCGATGGTGCTCTTCGGCGGGCGCCTGGGCACCTACAAGTACCTCGACATGCACATGGCGATCGGATCGGCGCTGTCGATGTACGACAACAAGCTGAAGCCCCACTTCGCCGAGGGCGCCGAGCTCAAGTCCGGAGGCATCGACGCATGA
- a CDS encoding glycosyltransferase: protein MTTTTRLLQRQIFPIDRDPDVFPLYVDLEDAKLDTDRDAVGGDKAAKDLNNAAIRQSTSTGRKLHPDQIRSRTALRLEPSQLLSFGTYFNAFPASYWRRHTVVDQVQLTVSVSGTGSMVTVYKSMARGHAQRVDGATVEGESGTFSFDLTLKPFVDGGWYWYDVVAGDDGATVESAEWTAQVPADRAEHGTVDVCITTMLPDMSAQLLTQLGDAEELQPYLDTVMVMDQGKDKVTDSEYFPAAKKGLGDKLRVIVQGNLGGSGGYARGQLESVRKGTATYAMMMDDDVVCEPEGIIRAVTFGDLAKRPTIVGGHMFNLYSRSELHSFGEIVQPWRFWWQTRLDGYSQWDFGARNLRSSRWLHKRADVDFNGWFMCLIPRVVLEEVGLSLPVFIKWDDSEFGLRAKAAGYPTVSFPGAAVWHVPWTDKNDGLDWQSYFHHRNRIIAALLHSPYERGGRMVRESFNHQVKHLASLQYSTAELRHLAMEDVLRGPHALHGELSTKLADINTFRKQWPDAQLLTDRDDLPPVRRKKPPKKGKSDIEIPGRKSTLVAAALAPIRQLRPVRELAGQYPETELTAMDAKWWNLVKYDSAVVSMNDGSSVALYKRDPEHYRDLLKRTIEIHRRFHREWPQLAQQYRDALGDITSPESWEKTFAPWSDTDAPAGKGEGA from the coding sequence ATGACCACCACCACCCGTCTGCTCCAGCGGCAGATCTTCCCGATCGACCGCGACCCCGACGTCTTCCCGCTCTACGTCGACCTCGAGGACGCCAAGCTCGACACCGACCGTGACGCGGTCGGCGGCGACAAGGCGGCCAAGGACCTCAACAACGCAGCGATCCGCCAGTCGACCTCGACCGGGCGCAAGCTGCACCCCGACCAGATCCGGTCGCGCACCGCGCTGCGCCTCGAGCCGTCGCAGCTGCTGTCGTTCGGCACCTACTTCAACGCCTTCCCGGCGTCCTACTGGCGCCGCCACACGGTCGTCGACCAGGTCCAGCTCACCGTCTCGGTCTCCGGCACCGGCTCGATGGTCACCGTCTACAAGTCGATGGCCCGCGGACACGCCCAGCGCGTCGACGGCGCCACGGTCGAGGGCGAGTCCGGCACCTTCTCGTTCGACCTCACGCTCAAGCCGTTCGTCGACGGCGGGTGGTACTGGTACGACGTCGTCGCCGGTGACGACGGCGCCACGGTCGAGTCCGCCGAGTGGACCGCGCAGGTCCCGGCCGACCGCGCCGAGCACGGCACCGTCGACGTCTGCATCACCACGATGCTGCCCGACATGAGCGCCCAGCTGCTGACCCAGCTCGGCGACGCCGAGGAGCTCCAGCCCTACCTCGACACCGTCATGGTCATGGACCAGGGCAAGGACAAGGTCACCGACAGCGAGTACTTCCCGGCCGCGAAGAAGGGCCTCGGCGACAAGCTGAGGGTCATCGTCCAGGGCAACCTCGGTGGCTCCGGCGGCTACGCCCGCGGCCAGCTCGAGAGCGTCCGCAAGGGCACCGCGACCTACGCGATGATGATGGACGACGACGTCGTCTGCGAGCCCGAGGGCATCATCCGCGCGGTCACCTTCGGCGACCTCGCCAAGCGCCCCACGATCGTCGGCGGCCACATGTTCAACCTCTACAGCCGCTCCGAGCTGCACTCCTTCGGCGAGATCGTCCAGCCGTGGCGCTTCTGGTGGCAGACCCGCCTCGACGGCTACTCCCAGTGGGACTTCGGTGCCCGCAACCTGCGCTCCTCGCGCTGGCTCCACAAGCGGGCCGACGTCGACTTCAACGGCTGGTTCATGTGCCTGATCCCGCGGGTCGTCCTCGAGGAGGTCGGCCTCTCGCTGCCGGTCTTCATCAAGTGGGACGACTCCGAGTTCGGCCTGCGCGCCAAGGCGGCCGGCTACCCGACGGTGTCGTTCCCCGGAGCCGCCGTCTGGCACGTGCCGTGGACCGACAAGAACGACGGCCTCGACTGGCAGTCGTACTTCCACCACCGCAACCGGATCATCGCGGCACTGCTGCACTCGCCCTACGAGCGCGGCGGCCGGATGGTGCGCGAGAGCTTCAACCACCAGGTCAAGCACCTCGCGTCGCTCCAGTACTCCACGGCCGAGCTGCGTCACCTCGCGATGGAGGACGTGCTGCGCGGCCCGCACGCGCTGCACGGTGAGCTGTCGACCAAGCTGGCCGACATCAACACCTTCCGCAAGCAGTGGCCCGACGCGCAGCTCCTCACCGACCGCGACGACCTGCCGCCGGTGCGCCGCAAGAAGCCGCCGAAGAAGGGCAAGTCCGACATCGAGATCCCGGGCCGGAAGTCGACCCTGGTCGCGGCCGCGCTCGCCCCGATCCGGCAGCTCCGCCCGGTGCGCGAGCTCGCGGGGCAGTACCCCGAGACCGAGCTCACCGCGATGGACGCCAAGTGGTGGAACCTCGTGAAGTACGACTCGGCCGTCGTCTCGATGAACGACGGCAGCTCGGTCGCCCTCTACAAGCGCGACCCCGAGCACTACCGCGACCTGCTGAAGCGCACCATCGAGATCCACCGGCGCTTCCACCGCGAGTGGCCGCAGCTCGCCCAGCAGTACCGCGACGCCCTGGGCGACATCACCTCGCCCGAGTCCTGGGAGAAGACGTTCGCACCGTGGAGCGACACGGACGCTCCCGCCGGCAAGGGTGAGGGTGCGTGA
- a CDS encoding ABC transporter permease, translating to MSQVSTGARSVEQRHDLAHVPLSPPSRTSGVLEVFRRRYLLRLLVRREIQARYAGTAFGLLWSYINPFTRFVTFYVVFGLILGRGLGIQNFAIHLFAGMVLVNYFTESVTAGTRSLLSNRGVITKMAMPREMFPVASMLVSLWHTIPQLLILLVACIATGVWGDGPLWVPDAVGMGAALLGFVLMMVYGTAFGLMFSCINVLFRDFQRIVQTFINMIPFTVPMMYPYYVIADGERIPTQYTQLYVSNPVAEAVMLIQRGFWYPTCDGPCATMPNPNGDGTLIPAPNFADHLFSRGFVMLGIGLVLLVVGQWVFSRLEKSITERL from the coding sequence GTGAGCCAGGTGAGCACTGGCGCGCGGTCGGTCGAGCAGCGCCACGACCTCGCGCACGTCCCGCTGTCGCCGCCGTCGCGCACGTCGGGTGTCCTCGAGGTCTTCCGGCGCCGTTACCTGCTCCGGCTGCTGGTGAGGCGCGAGATCCAGGCGCGCTACGCCGGCACGGCGTTCGGATTGCTGTGGTCCTACATCAACCCGTTCACGCGCTTCGTCACCTTCTACGTCGTCTTCGGCCTGATCCTCGGCCGTGGGTTGGGCATCCAGAACTTCGCGATCCACCTGTTCGCGGGGATGGTGCTGGTCAACTACTTCACCGAGTCGGTGACGGCCGGCACTCGATCCCTGCTGTCCAACCGCGGCGTCATCACCAAGATGGCGATGCCTCGGGAGATGTTCCCGGTGGCCTCGATGCTGGTCTCGCTCTGGCACACGATCCCGCAGCTGCTGATCCTGCTCGTCGCCTGTATCGCCACCGGTGTCTGGGGCGACGGTCCGCTGTGGGTCCCCGACGCCGTCGGCATGGGCGCGGCGCTCCTCGGCTTCGTGCTGATGATGGTCTACGGCACGGCCTTCGGGTTGATGTTCTCGTGCATCAACGTGCTCTTCCGCGACTTCCAGCGCATCGTGCAGACGTTCATCAACATGATTCCGTTCACAGTTCCCATGATGTATCCGTACTACGTCATCGCCGACGGTGAGCGGATCCCCACCCAGTACACCCAGCTCTACGTGTCGAACCCGGTGGCCGAGGCCGTGATGCTCATCCAGCGCGGCTTCTGGTACCCGACGTGCGACGGTCCTTGCGCGACGATGCCCAACCCCAACGGCGACGGCACGCTCATCCCGGCCCCGAACTTCGCCGACCATCTCTTCAGCCGCGGCTTCGTGATGCTGGGAATCGGACTGGTGCTGCTGGTGGTCGGCCAGTGGGTCTTCTCCCGCCTCGAGAAGTCGATCACGGAGCGCCTCTGA
- a CDS encoding ABC transporter ATP-binding protein, which produces MTTSIVVDNVSKTFRYQYNRTLKQMLRPDRRKRDAEPDEPRPSDTFKALDGVSFEVTQGESIGLMGLNGSGKSTLLKLVSGVMVPDGGQVLTRGRISGLIATGAGFHNELSGRDNIYMNAAMLGMSKEEIDSKFDDIAAFADVGRQLDMPVGNYSSGQFARLGFAVAVHVDCDIFIADEVLAVGDRPFKRKCLKRMKEIRESGITMFYVSHSAGSVQKMCDRAIVLDRGKVGFDGDVDEAIKYLHYDDGDEDGDEDDVDERDEALASDI; this is translated from the coding sequence ATGACGACCTCGATCGTGGTGGACAACGTCTCGAAGACCTTCCGCTACCAGTACAACCGCACGCTCAAGCAGATGTTGCGTCCCGACCGCCGCAAGCGTGACGCCGAGCCGGACGAGCCGAGGCCCTCCGACACCTTCAAGGCCCTCGACGGCGTCTCGTTCGAGGTCACGCAGGGCGAGTCGATCGGCCTGATGGGCCTGAACGGGTCCGGCAAGTCGACGCTGCTCAAGCTCGTCAGCGGCGTGATGGTGCCCGACGGGGGACAGGTGCTGACCCGGGGCCGGATCTCCGGCCTCATCGCCACCGGCGCCGGTTTCCACAACGAGCTCTCCGGCCGCGACAACATCTACATGAACGCCGCGATGCTCGGCATGTCGAAGGAGGAGATCGACTCCAAGTTCGACGACATCGCCGCCTTCGCCGACGTCGGCCGCCAGCTCGACATGCCGGTCGGCAACTACTCCTCGGGCCAGTTCGCCCGCCTCGGCTTCGCCGTGGCCGTCCACGTCGACTGCGACATCTTCATCGCCGACGAGGTCCTGGCCGTGGGGGACCGCCCCTTCAAGCGCAAGTGCCTCAAGCGCATGAAGGAGATCCGCGAGTCCGGCATCACGATGTTCTACGTCAGCCACTCCGCCGGCTCGGTGCAGAAGATGTGCGACCGCGCCATCGTCCTCGACAGGGGCAAGGTCGGCTTCGACGGCGACGTCGACGAGGCCATCAAGTACCTCCACTACGACGATGGTGACGAGGACGGCGACGAGGACGACGTCGACGAGCGCGACGAGGCCCTCGCCTCCGACATCTGA